From the Oleiphilus messinensis genome, one window contains:
- the pseC gene encoding UDP-4-amino-4,6-dideoxy-N-acetyl-beta-L-altrosamine transaminase — protein MTIPYSRHDVSEKDIDEVVAVLKSDFLTQGPVVSKFESQLAAYCNAKHAVATCNATAALHAACLAIEVKPEDRVWVAAVSFVASANCARYCGATVEFIDIDANTGLISIDNLSERLSLAKRHNCLPKALVVVHIAGQSCPMKEIYNLCKPLGVMLIEDASHALGGRYDGNRVGSCDYSDMCVFSFHPVKPITSGEGGMLVTNDEHIARRARLFISHGIERDPDRMVARSMPKWYYEQQALGYNYRLSDIHAALGASQLTRLDGFIKQRAELAHLYDELFADGAAQPLQRLDASDSAHHLYIIRLPDENQRDTVFDRLRASGYWVNLHYYPIPLQPYYQNLGAEVDDYPRARDYAQTALSLPLFHSMDQGNLYQVVDIVNSVLF, from the coding sequence ATGACGATACCCTACAGTCGGCATGATGTCTCCGAAAAAGATATTGATGAAGTTGTAGCAGTATTGAAGTCAGATTTTTTAACCCAGGGACCTGTTGTTAGCAAATTTGAAAGCCAGTTGGCTGCATACTGTAATGCAAAGCATGCCGTAGCCACCTGTAACGCAACTGCTGCACTTCATGCGGCCTGTCTGGCCATTGAGGTAAAGCCTGAGGATCGCGTTTGGGTGGCGGCAGTAAGCTTTGTCGCTTCAGCCAATTGTGCTCGATATTGTGGTGCGACAGTCGAATTTATTGATATTGATGCCAATACCGGGCTCATTTCAATTGATAACCTGAGCGAACGGCTTAGTCTGGCGAAACGGCACAATTGTTTACCCAAAGCGCTGGTGGTTGTTCATATTGCAGGCCAGAGCTGCCCGATGAAAGAAATTTACAATCTGTGTAAGCCTTTGGGCGTAATGCTTATAGAAGATGCCAGCCACGCGCTTGGCGGCAGGTATGATGGCAACAGAGTAGGTAGCTGTGACTACAGTGATATGTGTGTGTTTAGCTTCCACCCCGTGAAGCCCATCACATCTGGAGAAGGCGGGATGTTGGTGACCAATGACGAACATATCGCCCGCAGAGCGCGGCTCTTTATCTCTCACGGCATAGAGCGAGATCCCGACAGAATGGTGGCCCGGTCGATGCCAAAGTGGTACTACGAGCAGCAAGCCCTCGGTTACAACTATCGCCTCAGCGATATTCATGCGGCATTAGGTGCATCTCAATTGACCCGACTGGATGGCTTTATCAAGCAACGGGCAGAGCTCGCTCATCTGTACGATGAGTTATTTGCAGACGGGGCAGCTCAACCATTGCAGCGATTGGACGCCAGTGACAGTGCCCATCATTTATACATTATCCGGCTTCCTGACGAAAATCAGCGAGATACTGTCTTTGATCGCTTAAGGGCCTCAGGGTATTGGGTTAATTTGCACTATTACCCCATACCTCTTCAACCCTATTACCAAAACCTCGGAGCCGAAGTCGACGATTATCCTCGTGCACGGGATTACGCGCAAACAGCGCTATCTCTGCCATTGTTTCACTCGATGGATCAGGGAAATCTGTACCAAGTTGTCGATATTGTTAATTCTGTGCTTTTTTGA